The proteins below come from a single Tenuifilum thalassicum genomic window:
- a CDS encoding fumarylacetoacetate hydrolase family protein, translating into MKIICIGRNYREHAKELNNEVPEKPVFFIKPDNCLLRNNQPFFYPDFTNDLHYELEVVLRINRLGRSINKKFAHRYYDAITLGIDFTARDLQQECKQKGLPWEMAKAFDYSAPIGPFIPKEDLGDLNSLDFYLKKNGEMVQHGNTADMIYGYDELIEHVSKFVTFRTGDLLFTGTPSGVGPVKVGDRLQAYLGERLILDFFVK; encoded by the coding sequence ATGAAGATTATTTGTATAGGTCGAAATTATAGGGAACATGCAAAAGAGTTGAATAATGAGGTTCCTGAAAAACCAGTTTTTTTTATTAAGCCCGACAACTGTTTGCTACGTAATAATCAACCATTCTTTTATCCCGATTTTACAAACGACCTGCACTACGAGCTAGAGGTTGTTTTAAGAATAAACAGATTGGGCCGAAGCATTAATAAAAAATTTGCTCACAGATATTACGATGCTATAACCTTGGGTATCGATTTTACAGCCCGCGATTTGCAACAGGAGTGTAAACAAAAAGGATTGCCTTGGGAGATGGCTAAGGCTTTTGATTATTCAGCCCCTATTGGACCCTTTATTCCCAAAGAGGATTTAGGCGATTTAAACAGCTTGGATTTTTATCTTAAAAAGAATGGCGAGATGGTTCAACATGGCAATACTGCTGATATGATATATGGTTACGATGAGCTAATTGAACACGTTTCGAAATTTGTTACCTTTAGAACAGGCGATCTGCTTTTTACGGGTACCCCAAGTGGCGTTGGGCCAGTTAAAGTTGGCGATAGGTTACAAGCCTATCTGGGTGAAAGGCTAATACTTGATTTTTTTGTGAAGTAA